Genomic window (Polaribacter batillariae):
ATCTTAAATTGATAAAAGTGTACCATTAACTTGTAAAAGATATCGACTTTTTGTTATTAGTAAAAATTTCATAAAAAAACACGAACAAAACATTCAATTGATTTTAAAATCGACAAAACACTGTGTTAAATTATCGCTAATTCCATCGATATTTTTGTTACTTTTACGAGCAAACCTTTTATATGTTTCTATCTATTTTATCTAAAAAACAAAGCAAAAAAATTACTACCATCGCATTTTATAATGTCGAAAATTTGTTCGATACGATAGATAACCCCAATACTTTAGACGACGATTACACAACAAATGGAAAATACAAATGGACCAATAAACGCTACAGAATAAAAATAAAAAAATTAGGCTCTGTAATTTCTCAATTAGGGCTAAATCGCTCTAAATTTCCCCCAGCAATTGTTGGTTTGGTAGAGGTAGAAAATGCAAAAGTGGTAAATGATTTGGTAAATTCTACCAACTTAGAAAAACATCATTATGGTTTTGTACATCACGAATCTCCAGACGAACGTGGTATCGATGTTGCGCTTTTATACAACAAACATGCTTTTGAGCTTTTGGGTTCCGAAACCTTTGTTTTAGAAATAGAAAACGAACCTGGTGTTAGAGATTACACAAGAGATGTTTTAAAAGTTACTGGAAATTTGCATGGCGAATTGGTTTATATTTTAGTAAATCATTGGCCTTCTAGAAGAGATGGTGCAGAAATTACCGAATATAAAAGAATAAAAGCAGCCGAACTTAATAGAAGCATTATTGCTAGCATTAGAGAACAAAGTTTTGACGCTAAAATTATAATTATGGGCGATTTTAACGACGACCCAACCAGTATTAGCTTACAAACTTTGGCTTCTAACGATTTTTTAAATCCGATGAAAAATTTATTAAATCCTAAAAAAACAGGAAGCACCACTTATAATAAAAAGTGGAACTTATTCGACCAAATACTTTTCTCTAAAAACTTTTTAGAAAAGAAAAAAGGTAAATTGTATTTTAAACATGCCGAAGTTTTTAATAAAAAATGGCTAAAAGTATTTAAAGGAAAAT
Coding sequences:
- a CDS encoding endonuclease/exonuclease/phosphatase family protein, with protein sequence MFLSILSKKQSKKITTIAFYNVENLFDTIDNPNTLDDDYTTNGKYKWTNKRYRIKIKKLGSVISQLGLNRSKFPPAIVGLVEVENAKVVNDLVNSTNLEKHHYGFVHHESPDERGIDVALLYNKHAFELLGSETFVLEIENEPGVRDYTRDVLKVTGNLHGELVYILVNHWPSRRDGAEITEYKRIKAAELNRSIIASIREQSFDAKIIIMGDFNDDPTSISLQTLASNDFLNPMKNLLNPKKTGSTTYNKKWNLFDQILFSKNFLEKKKGKLYFKHAEVFNKKWLKVFKGKLKGSPFRTYIGPWYQGGFSDHFPVYAFLKKED